GCTGCCGTAGAAGAGTATATTTTTTTATACAGAAACCCACCTTGGTTTTTTAATAATTCAGGATAAAAGTCACCATCAGTCATGATTGTACTCTTTTTTCTGGTATCTTTTGGTTCAAATCCATTTTGTAATGAGATTGAAGGAAGATAAACTCCCCATCCGTCGCCACCGCCTGTAATTCCTGTACCTCCGGGAACGATATAAGCCTGATTTGTATTTTGCGTTCCCCATTCTGTAGCAATAGCTTTCCATTGTAGGGCAAACATACTCTCAGCACTGTTATTATTCTCCGGACTGCTGAACAAGTTTCCGTAATCCTGAATTAAAGTATATTGATTTCCAATAATTGTCTGGGTTAAAGCAGCACATTCTGTATATTCATTTAAGGTTAAATGCACTTTTGCAAGAATCCCCATAGCAACATATTTAGTAACGTATCCTTTTTTTGCTGCTCTGTCAGGTAAATTTTGAACAGCATATTCTAAATCTTGTTTGATGAATTTATAAACATCTGAAATAAGATTTCTTTTCGGTTGTGCTGCAGAACCTGCTTTGCTAATGATAGGAACAGCTCCAAAACTTCTCACCAAATAGAAGTAAGCATTAGCTCTCATGAATCGGGATATTGCTATAGCATTTTTATAAGATGCTTCTGGCAGTTCGCTCTTTCTGGCTTCTACTAAACTCATTAAATTATTGGATTGATCGACAACCGAAAATAATGAAACGTATCCTTCTGTCAGGATTGGGTTTTGTGAGGTTACCTGAGCATCTTTAAATTGCGAATAAGCACCGTCAAAAGTAAAAGCGTTACCGGCATACATATCACCTACAGCAATCAGGAATTTATCATTAAAGGTAAACCACGGTTTAAAGTATAAACTCTCAGCAATTCCGTCAAAAGCTGTAACTCCTTCAGGCAAATCGGCTGGCGTTAATTGATTTTCAGATGGTGCATTCAAAAAATCATCTGAACATGAAAATAAAGACAGCAATGGTATCAGCATTCCCATCATAAAAAGTTTAAAAAGTTTTTTCATAACTATTTTTTTAGGTTAACGATTATGAATCATTAAGTTAAATGTGTTTTTTTATCAATCTTAGAATTCTAAATTCACTCCCACAGAAATTGTTCTAGGCACAGGATAACGTCCTAAATCAATACCACTTAGGGTTATATTTTGATCTAAATTTCCAAGGGCAGGGTCAAAACCGGTATATTTTGTAAACGTGTATAAATTTTGAACGTTTGCATACAATCTTACTTTAGATATAAAAGAGTTATCGAATATCTTATTTGGTAAATCATAGCTCAAGGAAACATTTTGAATTCTTAAATAAGAACCATCTTCAACAAATCGATCCGAAATTCTGCCATTACCATTTGGGTCATTAAGCGTAATTCTAGGTACATCTGTATTTTCATTTACTCCGGCTTCAAATGCATTTAAAGCTCTAGTACTTACATTTCCGTATCGATCTCCAAATCCCGGATAAATACCATCAGTATAGTGACGGGTAAAGTTGTAGATCTTATTACCTTGACTTCCTGTTAAAACAACTGATAAATTAAAGTTTTTGTATTTAAAGTTATTTGTGAATGAATAAGTAAAATCAGGAATTGCATCTCCTATAGCTCTTTGATCTTTGCTGTCAATTTTTCCATCGCCATTAAGGTCTTTAAAACGAATATCTCCAACTGCTGTTCCTGCTTCCTGAACTGGTCCTGCAGCTAATTCAGCAGCATTTTTAAACAAACCATCCGTTACATATCCATAAAATTGTCCTACTGGCTGTCCTTCTGTCGTTCTGGTAACGTTGTATAAATCAAATTGTACTTTTCCTAATAAAGATTTGCCTTCGCCTTGAAAACGAGTCAATTCATTATTATATTTTGAAAAAATAATAGTACTGTCCCATGTAAAATTTTCAGTTACAATATTTCTTGTATTCAAAGTAAGCTCGATTCCTTTAGTTACAATTTCGCCAGTATTCAGGTAATAATTAAGGGCACTTTGATTCGATTCGTCATTGATTTGTTTTGTAAGGAAATCTGAAGAATTTTTAATGTAATAATCAAAATCTAATTTCACTCTGTTATTAAGCATTCCTAATTCAAAACCAGTATTGAAAGATTTAAGAGATTCCCATTTAATATCAGGGTTTCCTAAATTGTCAATTGTTGGAGAAACGCCTCCAAAAGGAGATGCAAGTAATGATAAAATAGTTTGATATCTGTTTGCCGGAATATTTTGATTTCCTACCAAACCGTAACCTGCTCTAAATTTCAAGTAGTTTATGCTATTTGATAAAGGCTGAAAAAACTTTTCGTTACTAACTGTCCAACCTCCCGAGAATGATG
This genomic stretch from uncultured Flavobacterium sp. harbors:
- a CDS encoding RagB/SusD family nutrient uptake outer membrane protein translates to MKKLFKLFMMGMLIPLLSLFSCSDDFLNAPSENQLTPADLPEGVTAFDGIAESLYFKPWFTFNDKFLIAVGDMYAGNAFTFDGAYSQFKDAQVTSQNPILTEGYVSLFSVVDQSNNLMSLVEARKSELPEASYKNAIAISRFMRANAYFYLVRSFGAVPIISKAGSAAQPKRNLISDVYKFIKQDLEYAVQNLPDRAAKKGYVTKYVAMGILAKVHLTLNEYTECAALTQTIIGNQYTLIQDYGNLFSSPENNNSAESMFALQWKAIATEWGTQNTNQAYIVPGGTGITGGGDGWGVYLPSISLQNGFEPKDTRKKSTIMTDGDFYPELLKNQGGFLYKKIYSSTAANFRKYIVGSAAERNDVFFMRTSQNTIILRYSDVLLMNSEAILAGASSTTSAAALSSFNQVRSRAGLPAKTVLTRDDLFNERRVEFALEGQYFFDLKRRGLSEATAIISQQEVGFYSDDARTVLVSRKITPGSNYFELPLPQSAIDTNPSLLEPPVPFNFN